In Chaetodon trifascialis isolate fChaTrf1 chromosome 6, fChaTrf1.hap1, whole genome shotgun sequence, one DNA window encodes the following:
- the fzd10 gene encoding frizzled-10: protein MCSSVHLSLVSVLLVLWSDGGSAISSIDLDWSGEGRCQQINIPQCKDIGYNMTRMPNLMGHDDQKEAAIKLQEFATLIQFGCHSHLKFFLCSLYAPMCTEQVSNPIPACRVMCEQVKLKCSPLLEQFNFPWPDSLDCHRLPTKNDPNSLCMEAPNNGSDEPPKVSHTQPPDFRPQRPLSGQDLHLKDSSSKQTCSNPGKFHFVEKSESCAPKCYPKVDVYWSQGDKQFSLVWMAIWSILCFVSSAFTVLTFLIDPQRFKYPERPIIFLSMSYCVYSVGYLIRLFVGADRIACDRDNGVQYIIQEGLESTGCTIVFLILYYFGMASSLWWVILTLTWFLAAGKKWGHEAIEANSSYFHLAAWAIPAVKTIMILVMRKVAGDELTGVCYVGSMDVKALTGFVLIPLSCYLIIGTSFLLSGFVALFHIRKIMKTEGENTDKLEKLMVRIGVFSVLYTVPATCVIACYFYERLNMDYWRILAGEQKCVDGGGPESNECVMKTSIPAVEIFMVKIFMLLVVGITSGMWIWTSKTLQSWQNVFSRKLKKRTRRKAASVFTSSRPYIKPHPSLKGHSTKYEPTRPPPTCV from the coding sequence ATGTGTTCATCTGTTCATCTGAGCCtcgtctctgtgctgctggtccTGTGGAGCGATGGGGGTTCAGCCATTAGCTCCATAGACCTGGACTGGTCTGGAGAGGGGAGATGTCAGCAGATCAACATCCCCCAGTGCAAAGACATCGGCTACAACATGACTCGCATGCCAAATCTTATGGGCCACGACGACCAAAAGGAGGCAGCAATAAAGCTGCAGGAGTTTGCCACACTCATACAGTTTGGATGCCACAGTCATCTCAAATTTTTCCTGTGTTCACTTTATGCCCCCATGTGCACAGAGCAGGTGTCCAACCCGATCCCAGCGTGTCGGGTGATGTGTGAGCAGGTGAAGCTGAAATGCTCGCCTCTGTTGGAGCAGTTTAACTTCCCCTGGCCCGACTCTCTGGACTGCCACCGGCTGCCGACCAAAAATGACCCCAACAGCCTCTGCATGGAGGCGCCCAACAACGGCTCCGACGAGCCTCCCAAAGTGTCCCACACCCAGCCTCCGGATTTCAGGCCGCAGCGGCCTCTGAGCGGCCAGGACCTGCACCtgaaggacagcagcagcaagcagacGTGCAGCAATCCCGGCAAGTTCCACTTTGTGGAGAAAAGCGAGTCGTGTGCCCCGAAATGCTACCCCAAAGTGGACGTGTACTGGAGTCAGGGGGACAAGCAGTTCTCTCTGGTGTGGATGGCCATCTGGTCCATCCTCTGCTTTGTCTCCAGCGCCTTCACCGTGCTCACTTTCCTCATCGACCCGCAGAGATTCAAATACCCGGAGAGgcccatcatcttcctctccatgTCCTACTGTGTTTACTCTGTGGGCTACCTCATCAGACTTTTTGTGGGAGCTGACAGAATAGCCTGCGACAGAGACAATGGGGTCCAGTATATTATCCAGGAGGGTCTGGAGAGCACCGGCTGCACTATTGTGTTTCTCATCCTGTATTATTTTGGCATGGCCAGCTCCCTCTGGTGGGTTATCCTGACCCTCACATGGTTCCTGGCTGCGGGGAAGAAGTGGGGTCACGAGGCCATCGAAGCCAACAGCAGCTACTTCCACCTGGCGGCGTGGGCCATCCCGGCCGTGAAGACCATCATGATCCTGGTGATGAGGAAGGTGGCGGGCGATGAGCTGACGGGCGTCTGCTACGTGGGCAGCATGGATGTCAAAGCCCTCACCGGATTTGtgctcatccctctctcctgctACCTCATTATTGGCACTTCGTTCCTGCTGTCGGGCTTCGTGGCCCTCTTCCACATCCGTAAGATAATGAAAACGGAGGGAGAGAACACAGACAAGCTCGAGAAGCTGATGGTTCGCATCGGGGTCTTCTCCGTGCTCTACACCGTCCCGGCCACCTGCGTCATCGCTTGCTACTTCTACGAGAGGCTCAACATGGACTACTGGCGCATCCTGGCAGGCGAGCAGAAGTGCGTGGACGGCGGCGGGCCGGAGTCAAACGAGTGCGTCATGAAGACCTCCATCCCCGCTGTGGAGATCTTCATGGTGAAGATCTtcatgctgctggtggtgggcATCACTAGCGGCATGTGGATCTGGACCTCAAAGACGCTGCAGTCCTGGCAGAATGTGTTCAGCAGGAAGCTAaagaagaggacgaggaggaaggcTGCCAGTGTGTTCACCAGCAGCAGGCCTTACATCAAACCTCACCCGTCTCTCAAAGGCCACAGTACTAAGTACGAGCCGACGCGGCCCCCTCCAACATGCGTTTAA